The following are from one region of the Quercus robur chromosome 1, dhQueRobu3.1, whole genome shotgun sequence genome:
- the LOC126726348 gene encoding uncharacterized protein LOC126726348 isoform X3, which yields MLLSFLINSIKVYKLAGYISLLCFKGYGKLSSGVKVEWNNRGFSTFHALIVAFASLYLLLLSDEFDEKSHGDLIINRTSTLSDTLLGFSLGYFLSDLAMILWLFPALGGLEYVLHHGLSMSSILLSLISGQARIYILMVLFSESTTPFVNLRWYLDVAGQKNSKLYTYNGIALFLGWLVARIFLFIFFFAHMFSHFDQVKKIFPFGFYNLLVVSPVLAIMNVFWFWKIVRGLLKTLSKARHKH from the exons ATGTTGTtatcttttctcattaattcaATAAAG gTTTACAAATTAGCAGGTTATATTAGCCTCCTGTGCTTCAAGGGTTATGGCAAACTAAGCAGTGGAGTGAAAGTAGAGTGGAATAACAG GGGATTCTCAACATTCCATGCTCTTATAGTAGCATTTGCTTCTCTCTACCTCCTGTTGTTATCAGATGAATTTGATGAAAAATCTCATGGTGACCTTATAATAAATAGGACATCTACTTTATCAGATACGCTATTGGGG TTCTCCCTTGGTTATTTTCTATCAGACTTGGCAATGATTCTTTGGCTGTTTCCAGCTCTAGGTGGTCTGGAGTAC GTTCTACACCATGGGCTATCCATGTCTTCAATTCTTCTCTCCCTCATAAGTGGTCAAGCACGGATTTACATACTAATGGTTCTTTTCTCAGAGAGCACTACTCCTTTTGTAAATCTAAGATG GTACTTGGATGTTGCTGGCCAGAAGAACTCCAAGCTTTACACCTATAATGGCATAGCATTGTTCCTGGGGTGGTTG GTTGCTAGGATTTTTttgttcatcttcttcttcgcACACATGTTTAGCCATTTTGATCAG gtcaagaaaatttttccttttggctTCTACAACTTGCTTGTGGTGTCTCCTGTGTTGGCAATTATGAATGTGTTTTGGTTTTGGAAGATTGTCAGGGGTTTATTAAAAACTCTTTCTAAAGCAAGACACAAGCATTGA
- the LOC126726348 gene encoding uncharacterized protein LOC126726348 isoform X5 translates to MAVSVTDYVSTSTKQSHWLVSIFSGIIVCIIVYKLAGYISLLCFKGYGKLSSGVKVEWNNRGFSTFHALIVAFASLYLLLLSDEFDEKSHGDLIINRTSTLSDTLLGVLHHGLSMSSILLSLISGQARIYILMVLFSESTTPFVNLRWYLDVAGQKNSKLYTYNGIALFLGWLVARIFLFIFFFAHMFSHFDQVKKIFPFGFYNLLVVSPVLAIMNVFWFWKIVRGLLKTLSKARHKH, encoded by the exons ATGGCTGTGTCCGTCACTGACTATGTTAGTACTTCAACCAAACAATCTCATTGGCTGGTGTCTATCTTTTCTGGCATCATTGTCTGCATCATT gTTTACAAATTAGCAGGTTATATTAGCCTCCTGTGCTTCAAGGGTTATGGCAAACTAAGCAGTGGAGTGAAAGTAGAGTGGAATAACAG GGGATTCTCAACATTCCATGCTCTTATAGTAGCATTTGCTTCTCTCTACCTCCTGTTGTTATCAGATGAATTTGATGAAAAATCTCATGGTGACCTTATAATAAATAGGACATCTACTTTATCAGATACGCTATTGGGG GTTCTACACCATGGGCTATCCATGTCTTCAATTCTTCTCTCCCTCATAAGTGGTCAAGCACGGATTTACATACTAATGGTTCTTTTCTCAGAGAGCACTACTCCTTTTGTAAATCTAAGATG GTACTTGGATGTTGCTGGCCAGAAGAACTCCAAGCTTTACACCTATAATGGCATAGCATTGTTCCTGGGGTGGTTG GTTGCTAGGATTTTTttgttcatcttcttcttcgcACACATGTTTAGCCATTTTGATCAG gtcaagaaaatttttccttttggctTCTACAACTTGCTTGTGGTGTCTCCTGTGTTGGCAATTATGAATGTGTTTTGGTTTTGGAAGATTGTCAGGGGTTTATTAAAAACTCTTTCTAAAGCAAGACACAAGCATTGA
- the LOC126726424 gene encoding CBS domain-containing protein CBSX3, mitochondrial gives MQGALRSFLSNGNIVKNAVLQHIRPMTPLMQPVMFSRFESVTASRMEEQGFESTTISDVLKAKGKSADGSWLWCTTEDSVYEAVKSMTHHNVGALVVVKPGAKEALAGIITERDYLRKIIVQGRSSKSTKVGDIMTEENELITVTLDTKVLRAMQLMTDNRIRHIPVVDGKGMIGMVSIGDVVRAVVSEHREELDRLNAYIQGGY, from the exons ATGCAAGGAGCTCTTCGATCATTTTTGTCAAATGGAAACATTGTCAAAAATGCAGTGTTACAACACATCCGTCCAATGACTCCCTTGATGCAACCTGTAATGTTTTCACGCTTTGAGTCAGTTACAGCTTCTCGCATGGAAGAGCAAGGTTTTGAAAGCACTACAATTTCAGATGTCTTGAAAGCAAAAGGTAAAAGTGCTGATGGCTCCTGGCTTTGGTGCACTACGGAGGACAGTGTTTATGAAGCTGTTAAGTCG ATGACCCATCACAATGTTGGGGCCTTGGTGGTTGTGAAACCCGGAGCGAAAGAAGCACTTGCTGGCATTATTACGGAGAGAG ATTATCTGAGGAAGATCATAGTACAGGGAAGATCATCCAAGTCAACCAAGGTTGGGGATATCATGACTGAGGAG AACGAGCTTATCACAGTCACACTTGACACCAAAGTTTTGCGGGCAATGCAACTGATGACAG ATAACCGTATCAGGCATATTCCAGTTGTAGATGGAAAGGGGATGATAGGTATGGTGTCCATTGGAGATGTGGTCCGTGCTGTGGTTAGTGAGCACCGGGAGGAGCTAGATCGCTTGAATGCTTATATACAAGGAGGTTACTAG
- the LOC126726348 gene encoding uncharacterized protein LOC126726348 isoform X4: MDSNFYVMVYKLAGYISLLCFKGYGKLSSGVKVEWNNRGFSTFHALIVAFASLYLLLLSDEFDEKSHGDLIINRTSTLSDTLLGFSLGYFLSDLAMILWLFPALGGLEYVLHHGLSMSSILLSLISGQARIYILMVLFSESTTPFVNLRWYLDVAGQKNSKLYTYNGIALFLGWLVARIFLFIFFFAHMFSHFDQVKKIFPFGFYNLLVVSPVLAIMNVFWFWKIVRGLLKTLSKARHKH, from the exons ATGGATTCCAACTTTTATGTCATG gTTTACAAATTAGCAGGTTATATTAGCCTCCTGTGCTTCAAGGGTTATGGCAAACTAAGCAGTGGAGTGAAAGTAGAGTGGAATAACAG GGGATTCTCAACATTCCATGCTCTTATAGTAGCATTTGCTTCTCTCTACCTCCTGTTGTTATCAGATGAATTTGATGAAAAATCTCATGGTGACCTTATAATAAATAGGACATCTACTTTATCAGATACGCTATTGGGG TTCTCCCTTGGTTATTTTCTATCAGACTTGGCAATGATTCTTTGGCTGTTTCCAGCTCTAGGTGGTCTGGAGTAC GTTCTACACCATGGGCTATCCATGTCTTCAATTCTTCTCTCCCTCATAAGTGGTCAAGCACGGATTTACATACTAATGGTTCTTTTCTCAGAGAGCACTACTCCTTTTGTAAATCTAAGATG GTACTTGGATGTTGCTGGCCAGAAGAACTCCAAGCTTTACACCTATAATGGCATAGCATTGTTCCTGGGGTGGTTG GTTGCTAGGATTTTTttgttcatcttcttcttcgcACACATGTTTAGCCATTTTGATCAG gtcaagaaaatttttccttttggctTCTACAACTTGCTTGTGGTGTCTCCTGTGTTGGCAATTATGAATGTGTTTTGGTTTTGGAAGATTGTCAGGGGTTTATTAAAAACTCTTTCTAAAGCAAGACACAAGCATTGA
- the LOC126726348 gene encoding uncharacterized protein LOC126726348 isoform X1 yields MAVSVTDYVSTSTKQSHWLVSIFSGIIVCIIVYKLAGYISLLCFKGYGKLSSGVKVEWNNRGFSTFHALIVAFASLYLLLLSDEFDEKSHGDLIINRTSTLSDTLLGFSLGYFLSDLAMILWLFPALGGLEYVLHHGLSMSSILLSLISGQARIYILMVLFSESTTPFVNLRWYLDVAGQKNSKLYTYNGIALFLGWLVARIFLFIFFFAHMFSHFDQVKKIFPFGFYNLLVVSPVLAIMNVFWFWKIVRGLLKTLSKARHKH; encoded by the exons ATGGCTGTGTCCGTCACTGACTATGTTAGTACTTCAACCAAACAATCTCATTGGCTGGTGTCTATCTTTTCTGGCATCATTGTCTGCATCATT gTTTACAAATTAGCAGGTTATATTAGCCTCCTGTGCTTCAAGGGTTATGGCAAACTAAGCAGTGGAGTGAAAGTAGAGTGGAATAACAG GGGATTCTCAACATTCCATGCTCTTATAGTAGCATTTGCTTCTCTCTACCTCCTGTTGTTATCAGATGAATTTGATGAAAAATCTCATGGTGACCTTATAATAAATAGGACATCTACTTTATCAGATACGCTATTGGGG TTCTCCCTTGGTTATTTTCTATCAGACTTGGCAATGATTCTTTGGCTGTTTCCAGCTCTAGGTGGTCTGGAGTAC GTTCTACACCATGGGCTATCCATGTCTTCAATTCTTCTCTCCCTCATAAGTGGTCAAGCACGGATTTACATACTAATGGTTCTTTTCTCAGAGAGCACTACTCCTTTTGTAAATCTAAGATG GTACTTGGATGTTGCTGGCCAGAAGAACTCCAAGCTTTACACCTATAATGGCATAGCATTGTTCCTGGGGTGGTTG GTTGCTAGGATTTTTttgttcatcttcttcttcgcACACATGTTTAGCCATTTTGATCAG gtcaagaaaatttttccttttggctTCTACAACTTGCTTGTGGTGTCTCCTGTGTTGGCAATTATGAATGTGTTTTGGTTTTGGAAGATTGTCAGGGGTTTATTAAAAACTCTTTCTAAAGCAAGACACAAGCATTGA